One genomic window of Thermorudis peleae includes the following:
- a CDS encoding sensor histidine kinase codes for MLRSVRARIFVGCIGVVLVMVLTTAMAASVPIRHFQRQLAVERLQTLAVPLATGVTSLGERPGATAATIQTYLTQQAERLQARLLIFDSQGTLLMDSAPNTPLPPSMVSALQQRMRDNADTLLAITRPPNRPMAINGGVIDQQQVIFAPIPRSGGAVLVLLTSLSPAPIARSLLFPLSLSLLLGLIAAGGATWFISRAIAGPIERLTRAADVVAAGQLNVVLHEEGPDEVGRLVRSFNAMVRSLRATFESQRQLLANIAHELRTPLTVIQGYALALREQTFDDPQEELQALEIINDESERMSRLLTQLLQLSRLETGQRQPALVPVALADLVQRAFQRHRLAAEQNGIHLENAVDANFELAVDPDLFTQLFDNLLTNALRHCQTGAVIRIAAERSIDPVTHQPIARITVSDTGSGIPPEALPHLFDRFYRVPAERAAAETESGFGLGLAIVREIVTAHGGTITVESQLGKGTTFTITLPVQSNLRSVSAELARKEGI; via the coding sequence GTGCTGCGAAGCGTCCGAGCCCGCATTTTTGTTGGATGTATTGGGGTGGTGCTTGTTATGGTGCTGACAACAGCGATGGCGGCGAGTGTACCGATTCGCCACTTCCAGCGCCAGCTCGCTGTTGAGCGGCTCCAAACACTGGCGGTTCCGCTCGCGACGGGCGTCACCTCGTTAGGCGAACGCCCTGGTGCGACAGCCGCAACCATTCAGACATACCTCACGCAACAAGCTGAACGGCTTCAAGCCCGACTGCTGATCTTCGATAGCCAAGGCACCTTGTTGATGGATTCAGCACCCAATACCCCTCTCCCTCCAAGTATGGTCAGCGCGTTGCAGCAGCGTATGCGCGACAATGCTGACACGCTCCTTGCCATTACGCGGCCTCCGAACCGGCCGATGGCAATTAATGGCGGGGTCATCGATCAACAGCAAGTTATCTTCGCTCCGATTCCACGGAGCGGCGGAGCAGTTCTGGTGCTGCTGACCTCACTCAGTCCAGCACCAATCGCCCGGAGCCTTTTGTTCCCGTTGAGCCTCTCCCTCTTGCTGGGACTCATCGCAGCAGGTGGGGCAACGTGGTTTATCAGCCGTGCGATTGCTGGCCCCATCGAACGACTTACGCGTGCAGCGGACGTCGTAGCAGCTGGCCAACTCAACGTGGTGCTGCACGAAGAAGGACCGGATGAGGTTGGGCGCCTGGTGCGGAGCTTCAACGCAATGGTGCGGAGTCTTCGGGCTACGTTCGAGAGCCAACGGCAGCTTCTTGCCAACATCGCACATGAATTGCGTACCCCACTTACGGTTATCCAGGGCTATGCACTGGCACTCCGTGAGCAGACATTCGACGATCCGCAGGAAGAACTCCAAGCGCTTGAGATCATCAACGATGAGAGCGAGCGAATGAGCCGACTGCTAACGCAGTTGCTGCAACTCTCGCGGCTCGAGACAGGGCAGCGGCAGCCTGCTCTTGTTCCAGTCGCACTTGCTGACCTTGTTCAACGAGCGTTCCAACGGCATCGCCTTGCTGCGGAGCAAAACGGGATCCATCTCGAGAACGCTGTCGATGCGAATTTTGAGCTTGCCGTCGACCCCGATCTCTTTACCCAACTTTTCGATAACTTACTTACCAATGCACTCCGGCACTGCCAGACTGGTGCTGTTATTCGCATTGCCGCTGAGCGTAGTATCGATCCTGTAACGCACCAACCAATTGCACGTATCACCGTGAGCGATACCGGATCCGGTATTCCGCCAGAGGCACTGCCTCACCTCTTTGACCGTTTCTACCGTGTTCCTGCAGAGCGTGCGGCTGCAGAGACGGAGAGCGGGTTTGGCCTCGGGTTGGCGATCGTACGAGAGATCGTGACTGCGCACGGAGGCACGATCACAGTCGAGAGCCAACTCGGCAAGGGCACAACGTTCACGATTACGTTGCCGGTTCAGTCGAACCTACGGTCTGTATCGGCTGAACTTGCACGGAAGGAGGGTATCTGA
- the dxs gene encoding 1-deoxy-D-xylulose-5-phosphate synthase, translated as MYLEQINSPQDLKRLTIPQLEVLAQEIRQTIIETVIGKTGGHFAPNLGTVELTLALHYVFDSPRDKIVWDVGHQAYPHKLVTGRRDRFHTIRQEGGLSGFLQREESEHDIFGAGHASTSISAALGIAVAGQLKGERFHTVAVIGDGALTGGMAYEALNNAGSLQVPLIVVLNDNEMSIAPNVGGLAKYLSRIRANTRYRQAKAEIERLLRRLPQGDLLLNLSYRFLDGLKEAVYHTMIWEELGFTYIGPIDGHNLRELIETFQLVKQIDGPVFVHTLTVKGKGYQPAEDDPFKHHSAAVKVPGAPPTPPRYQDVFGETLTQLAYHDPRIVAITAAMPDGTGLLPFAKAHPERFFDVGIAEQHAVTFAAGLATQGMRPVAAIYSTFLQRAYDQVIHDVCIQRLPVVFALDRAGLVGEDGRTHHGVFDFAYLRCLPNMVVMAPKDEDELRHMLKTAIDYEAGPIALRYPRGSGVGVPLLGDPHSLPIGRGELLREGRDVTLLAIGSTVLPAERAADILAEEGIEATVINARFVKPLDRTLILDAIRETGLLVTIEEAQAAGGFGSAVLELLANEGTQIPVRVLGLADRFYDHASQSSLRKQAGIDAESIARQARALVRQARHTPVS; from the coding sequence ATGTATCTTGAACAGATCAATAGCCCACAAGATCTCAAGAGGCTCACGATTCCGCAACTCGAAGTGTTAGCGCAAGAAATTCGCCAGACAATTATTGAGACCGTGATTGGCAAAACCGGTGGGCACTTTGCTCCCAACCTCGGCACGGTTGAACTCACCTTAGCGTTGCACTACGTCTTCGACTCGCCACGGGACAAGATCGTTTGGGATGTTGGGCATCAAGCATATCCACACAAACTCGTAACCGGCCGCCGCGATCGCTTCCATACAATCCGGCAAGAAGGCGGACTTAGCGGTTTTCTCCAGCGCGAAGAAAGCGAGCATGACATCTTTGGTGCCGGACACGCGAGCACATCCATCTCCGCAGCCCTAGGCATCGCCGTTGCAGGGCAACTTAAAGGTGAGCGTTTCCACACCGTCGCCGTTATTGGCGACGGCGCGTTAACGGGAGGTATGGCCTATGAAGCGTTGAACAACGCTGGGAGTCTTCAAGTACCTCTCATCGTTGTTCTCAATGACAATGAGATGTCCATTGCCCCGAATGTCGGCGGACTCGCGAAATATCTGAGCCGCATCCGCGCCAATACACGCTATCGCCAAGCCAAAGCAGAAATTGAGCGGCTTCTCCGCCGATTGCCACAAGGTGATCTCTTGCTTAACCTGAGTTATCGCTTTCTCGACGGCCTCAAAGAGGCGGTCTACCATACCATGATTTGGGAAGAGCTCGGCTTTACCTACATCGGCCCGATTGACGGGCACAATCTCCGAGAGCTCATCGAGACGTTCCAGCTCGTTAAGCAGATTGATGGGCCGGTTTTTGTCCATACGCTCACGGTCAAAGGCAAGGGATATCAGCCAGCAGAGGATGACCCATTCAAACATCACAGTGCGGCCGTGAAGGTGCCAGGCGCTCCGCCGACGCCACCGCGGTATCAAGACGTGTTTGGCGAAACCCTTACCCAGCTTGCTTATCACGATCCGCGCATAGTCGCTATTACAGCAGCGATGCCTGATGGCACTGGTCTTTTGCCGTTTGCTAAAGCGCACCCTGAGCGCTTCTTCGATGTCGGCATCGCTGAGCAACATGCTGTTACCTTCGCCGCGGGCCTCGCAACGCAAGGGATGCGTCCCGTTGCAGCGATTTACTCAACATTTCTGCAGCGTGCCTACGACCAAGTCATTCATGACGTGTGTATTCAGCGACTGCCGGTTGTGTTCGCGCTCGATCGCGCTGGCCTCGTTGGAGAAGATGGCCGAACGCATCATGGCGTCTTCGACTTTGCCTACCTCCGTTGCTTACCGAATATGGTGGTGATGGCACCAAAAGACGAAGACGAGTTACGGCATATGCTGAAAACCGCCATTGACTATGAAGCAGGGCCAATCGCGCTCCGCTATCCGCGAGGCTCAGGCGTTGGTGTTCCGCTTCTGGGCGATCCTCATTCGCTACCAATCGGTCGCGGTGAACTCCTGCGAGAAGGACGCGACGTTACCCTCCTCGCGATTGGCTCGACTGTTCTGCCAGCTGAGCGAGCGGCGGACATCCTCGCGGAAGAAGGCATTGAAGCAACGGTCATTAATGCACGCTTTGTCAAGCCGCTTGACCGTACGCTCATTCTCGATGCCATCCGTGAAACTGGCTTGCTCGTGACGATTGAGGAAGCACAAGCCGCTGGTGGCTTCGGCAGCGCCGTTCTCGAGCTGCTCGCAAACGAAGGCACCCAGATACCCGTGCGCGTGCTTGGCTTAGCAGACCGCTTCTACGATCATGCTTCGCAATCGTCGCTCCGGAAGCAGGCGGGGATCGATGCAGAGAGCATCGCCAGACAGGCACGCGCACTCGTTCGGCAGGCTCGACACACGCCGGTGTCGTAG
- the rsmG gene encoding 16S rRNA (guanine(527)-N(7))-methyltransferase RsmG translates to MTRAAHPADLSVLREIAEACDLRLSAAQLEQFAQYGTLLLSWRERINLTGITDWQGLQRTLFGDALALVPLILHYCQIQRSGGCSSLQDAAHATGGSSTASIPGCQLLDVGTGAGIPGIPLKLALPDLNLTLLEATGKKVAFLEHVLQALGLTHVLVIQGRAEEIAHNPGYRGHFDLVTARGLAPLPTLLELCLPFLHVGGYGIFPKGPRVDVEIHAAHYALHILGGTIVDVRTPPHPALATTRIVVVRLDRPVPSNYPRRAGIPQKRPILSRGTAAREDEKEGIS, encoded by the coding sequence ATGACACGCGCCGCTCATCCCGCTGACCTGTCGGTGCTCCGCGAAATTGCCGAAGCCTGCGATCTTCGGCTTTCGGCTGCCCAATTGGAGCAGTTTGCCCAGTATGGAACACTGCTGCTGTCGTGGCGGGAGCGGATCAACCTTACTGGTATCACGGACTGGCAAGGGCTCCAGCGTACGCTCTTCGGGGACGCGCTTGCGCTTGTGCCACTCATCCTTCACTACTGCCAAATACAGCGCTCAGGAGGTTGTTCTTCGCTCCAAGATGCCGCACATGCAACAGGCGGATCCTCCACTGCGTCCATACCTGGCTGTCAGCTCCTGGACGTTGGAACAGGCGCTGGCATTCCTGGGATTCCCCTGAAGCTTGCGCTACCCGATCTGAACCTTACCCTGCTTGAAGCAACCGGCAAGAAAGTTGCATTTCTGGAGCATGTTCTGCAGGCCCTCGGCCTTACTCACGTGCTCGTCATCCAGGGACGCGCCGAGGAGATTGCACACAATCCAGGTTATCGCGGGCACTTTGACCTTGTTACCGCCCGCGGCCTCGCGCCGTTACCAACGCTTTTGGAACTCTGCCTCCCGTTTCTTCATGTTGGCGGGTATGGCATCTTCCCCAAAGGGCCACGAGTCGATGTCGAAATCCATGCAGCGCACTATGCTCTCCACATCTTGGGCGGCACGATCGTTGACGTTCGCACCCCGCCTCATCCAGCCCTCGCGACAACTCGCATCGTTGTTGTGCGACTTGATCGTCCAGTTCCATCGAACTATCCACGCCGTGCTGGTATTCCGCAAAAACGGCCTATTCTTTCCCGCGGTACGGCTGCCAGGGAAGACGAAAAGGAAGGTATATCATGA
- a CDS encoding NAD(P)-binding protein: MSSQHVVIIGGDAAGMSAAWQIRRLRPDWTITVFERGQYTSYSA; the protein is encoded by the coding sequence ATGAGCAGTCAGCACGTTGTCATTATTGGTGGAGACGCAGCGGGCATGAGCGCTGCCTGGCAAATCCGCCGGCTACGACCAGATTGGACAATTACCGTCTTTGAACGAGGGCAGTACACATCCTATTCGGCGTGA
- a CDS encoding FAD-dependent oxidoreductase yields the protein MDLRLGEVVCEIDATAQRVVVERSQGQVYTEPYDQLVIATGARPRTLALPGQDAAGVFTLTTIPDALAIRTWIEHERPRHAVVVGGGYIGLEATESLVVRGISTTLIEQAPQIMNTLDPEMAHLVAEAIEKSGVELRLQDRITQLHIQQGRIQSISVGDDVLPADLLIFAPGIEPNSDLAREAGIALGVANAIHVDETLHTSAPNVWAAGDCAETFHLVTRRPAWIPLGTTANKQGRICGQNVAGNAYRFPGVVGTAITKFLDLEIARTGLNEREAQQAGITYATATIRSTTRSGYYPGSAPITVKLLAERGSGRLLGGQIVGGVGAGKRIDTLAVALHADLDVEAFQWFDLAYAPPFSPVWDPVLIAARQLARTI from the coding sequence ATTGATCTCCGTCTCGGCGAAGTAGTTTGTGAGATTGATGCGACAGCTCAACGGGTCGTGGTTGAGCGTTCTCAGGGCCAGGTTTACACAGAGCCATACGACCAACTCGTGATCGCCACCGGCGCACGCCCGCGAACGCTCGCGCTACCCGGTCAAGATGCTGCTGGCGTCTTCACCCTCACCACTATCCCTGATGCACTGGCAATCCGCACTTGGATTGAGCATGAGCGCCCACGACACGCTGTTGTCGTTGGCGGCGGCTACATTGGCCTTGAGGCCACTGAAAGCCTTGTCGTGCGCGGCATCTCCACGACGTTGATCGAACAAGCACCGCAGATCATGAACACGCTTGACCCGGAGATGGCACACCTCGTTGCTGAAGCCATCGAAAAATCTGGCGTTGAACTCCGCCTCCAAGACCGTATCACCCAGCTGCACATACAGCAGGGACGCATTCAGAGCATCTCTGTGGGTGATGACGTCCTTCCTGCTGACCTGCTGATTTTTGCCCCTGGCATCGAGCCAAACAGTGACCTCGCCCGGGAAGCAGGTATTGCTCTCGGTGTCGCCAACGCGATTCACGTCGATGAAACCTTGCACACTAGCGCTCCGAACGTCTGGGCAGCCGGAGACTGTGCTGAGACGTTTCATCTTGTAACACGGCGTCCGGCATGGATTCCGCTCGGAACAACAGCCAACAAGCAAGGTCGAATCTGTGGACAAAACGTTGCCGGAAACGCTTACCGGTTTCCCGGCGTTGTCGGAACTGCTATCACCAAATTCCTCGATCTTGAAATTGCACGCACTGGCCTCAACGAACGTGAAGCACAGCAGGCTGGGATCACATACGCAACGGCGACGATCCGGAGCACAACCCGTTCGGGATATTATCCAGGAAGTGCCCCCATTACCGTGAAGTTGCTTGCTGAGCGCGGCAGTGGGCGGCTCCTTGGGGGACAGATTGTTGGCGGAGTAGGAGCAGGCAAGCGCATTGACACGCTTGCTGTTGCGTTACATGCTGACCTCGATGTTGAGGCATTCCAGTGGTTTGACCTTGCGTATGCTCCGCCCTTTTCTCCTGTTTGGGACCCTGTCCTGATCGCTGCCCGACAACTTGCGCGCACCATCTAG
- a CDS encoding methyltransferase has translation MPRTPAQETILDLVQGYRTSAVVMLFAELGIIDALAPQPLPTTELAHRLHVDTQALGRLLRAGKALGLVTERNGTWEATPLSLATLNTASPYSLSHAIRLQSVFARRWSRLHEAVQTGHKPAANQQNEDRVDWVRLFTLGLYELARMVADDVAAALLPLLDKSAAPRIIDLGGGHGAYSVALVRQLPTAQAVIVDLPPVIAVTRQLVQQYAFADRLLLQEGDFFVDALGHDYDLALLFGILNSEPEERALRLLQRTWAALRPGGWLAIRHWDETSLDYALMDLHMLLSTDNGHVPSEEEMRAWLTSAGFTGFRLMPIPTLPHEMLILAQRPPA, from the coding sequence ATGCCGAGGACACCGGCGCAAGAAACCATACTTGATCTTGTCCAGGGATACCGTACGAGTGCTGTGGTCATGCTCTTCGCAGAATTGGGCATTATTGATGCCCTTGCTCCTCAGCCACTGCCAACGACCGAACTTGCTCACCGCCTTCATGTTGATACGCAAGCACTGGGACGCCTGCTGCGTGCTGGGAAGGCCCTTGGTCTCGTCACAGAGCGCAATGGCACGTGGGAGGCAACGCCGCTCAGCCTTGCAACGCTCAATACCGCCTCGCCTTACTCACTCAGTCATGCGATTCGTCTCCAGAGCGTCTTTGCGCGTCGCTGGTCACGGCTTCACGAAGCCGTGCAGACCGGCCATAAACCTGCGGCAAATCAACAGAACGAAGACCGTGTCGATTGGGTACGCCTCTTCACCCTAGGGCTCTACGAGCTTGCAAGAATGGTCGCCGACGATGTCGCAGCAGCGCTACTTCCCCTGCTCGACAAAAGCGCGGCCCCCAGGATTATCGATCTTGGTGGCGGCCACGGCGCCTACAGCGTCGCCCTTGTTCGCCAGTTGCCCACAGCACAGGCTGTTATCGTTGACCTTCCCCCAGTCATTGCTGTGACCCGTCAACTGGTACAGCAGTACGCTTTTGCTGATCGCCTTCTCCTGCAAGAAGGCGACTTCTTTGTTGATGCGCTCGGCCACGACTACGATTTGGCCCTTCTCTTCGGCATTCTCAACAGTGAGCCCGAGGAGCGTGCCCTCCGTCTACTCCAGCGCACGTGGGCAGCACTTCGGCCAGGCGGATGGCTGGCCATCCGTCACTGGGATGAGACAAGTCTCGACTACGCACTCATGGATCTTCACATGCTGCTTTCAACGGACAACGGGCATGTCCCCAGTGAGGAAGAAATGCGCGCATGGCTGACATCAGCTGGGTTTACAGGATTCAGGCTGATGCCAATCCCAACACTTCCGCATGAAATGCTGATCCTAGCTCAACGACCACCTGCCTAG
- a CDS encoding glycosyltransferase family 2 protein, giving the protein MSKTRQALRIQAIERDITPLPLLTPELSIVVPVYDEAESLPVLYEELCRVLQQLPLSAEMIFVDDGSRDGSVDILRALHAQDERVQVIEFRRNFGKSAALHAGFQAARGRVVVTLDADLQDVPAEIPRLLEALADADLVSGWKYQRQDPASKRWPSRWFNFVVRHLTGVPLHDFNCGLKAYRREVIEELSLYGELHRYIPVLAHHRGFRVTEVPVAHRPRRFGHSKFGSARFFRGFFDLLTVLFLTQYTRRPLHLFGWFGMISLGLGFMINAYLSLQWFMGHPIGHRPLLLLGVLLMIFGAQFFLTGLLGELITNASARPEYSIRQHLAHRARVAQRDGE; this is encoded by the coding sequence ATGAGCAAAACGCGTCAAGCGCTTCGGATCCAAGCCATTGAACGTGACATTACACCACTGCCGCTCCTCACTCCTGAACTCTCGATCGTCGTTCCGGTCTATGACGAGGCCGAAAGCTTACCTGTGCTGTATGAGGAACTCTGCAGGGTGCTTCAGCAGCTACCACTCTCGGCAGAAATGATCTTTGTCGACGACGGAAGCCGTGACGGCTCCGTCGACATCCTGCGTGCGTTGCACGCGCAAGATGAACGGGTACAAGTAATCGAATTCCGGCGAAATTTTGGCAAAAGTGCAGCACTCCATGCTGGCTTCCAGGCAGCCCGCGGACGAGTCGTTGTCACCCTCGATGCTGACTTGCAAGACGTACCAGCTGAGATTCCGCGACTCCTTGAGGCATTAGCTGATGCAGACCTCGTCAGCGGCTGGAAATACCAGCGACAAGATCCTGCCTCGAAGCGCTGGCCATCCCGCTGGTTTAACTTTGTCGTTCGCCACCTCACAGGGGTACCACTGCACGATTTTAACTGTGGGCTGAAGGCGTACCGACGTGAAGTCATCGAAGAGCTTTCACTCTACGGCGAACTCCACCGGTACATTCCAGTCCTTGCTCATCATCGAGGGTTTCGCGTAACTGAAGTTCCGGTTGCGCATCGGCCACGTCGGTTTGGCCATTCCAAATTTGGCTCTGCGCGATTCTTCCGTGGATTTTTTGACCTGTTGACTGTGCTCTTCCTCACGCAATATACGCGACGGCCACTCCATCTCTTCGGCTGGTTTGGGATGATCAGCCTCGGGCTTGGCTTTATGATCAACGCATACCTCAGCCTCCAGTGGTTCATGGGACATCCGATTGGGCACCGCCCCCTGCTACTCCTTGGAGTCCTCCTAATGATTTTCGGTGCCCAGTTCTTCCTCACCGGGCTCCTCGGCGAATTGATCACCAATGCGAGCGCTCGCCCAGAATATAGCATTCGCCAGCATCTGGCTCATCGGGCAAGGGTCGCACAGCGTGATGGCGAATAG
- a CDS encoding class I SAM-dependent methyltransferase, translated as MRQAYRAALLREAHALWPYLAPPRRVLDVGCGDGTLLQIIREAGNPQVAGLEPSEHAATHAREHLQLDITVGTLETAHWPANTFDTVLLRHVLEHLPEPAHALKHIGRLLRPGGHLILWVPNCDSWAAQWLKRYWIGYDPPRHLVTFSTQTLRQLLIQQGFHPRTIAHEWYGIEWAWGIRLWLHQRLRAGRQLTQILGWLHPGITLASTPLSALAAARGRSGRIRVVAQWLGTR; from the coding sequence ATGAGACAAGCGTATCGGGCAGCGCTGTTGCGAGAAGCACATGCGCTCTGGCCGTATCTCGCCCCACCACGCCGTGTTCTTGACGTTGGGTGCGGAGACGGCACGCTCCTGCAGATCATTCGTGAAGCGGGCAATCCACAGGTTGCTGGTTTAGAGCCGAGTGAGCACGCTGCAACGCACGCTCGAGAGCATCTCCAGCTTGATATCACGGTCGGGACGCTCGAGACGGCTCACTGGCCAGCAAACACATTCGATACCGTGCTCTTACGCCATGTACTGGAACATCTTCCTGAACCAGCCCACGCCCTCAAGCACATTGGACGGCTGCTTCGTCCAGGTGGACACCTGATTCTGTGGGTTCCAAATTGTGATTCCTGGGCGGCGCAATGGTTGAAGCGTTACTGGATCGGCTACGATCCGCCTCGCCATCTCGTGACATTTTCTACCCAGACGTTGCGACAGCTCCTGATTCAGCAGGGATTTCATCCTCGTACCATCGCCCATGAGTGGTACGGCATCGAATGGGCATGGGGGATCCGGCTCTGGCTGCACCAACGCTTACGAGCAGGCAGACAGCTGACGCAGATCCTTGGCTGGCTTCATCCAGGGATAACGCTTGCAAGTACGCCTCTCAGTGCGCTTGCAGCAGCGCGCGGCCGGTCCGGGCGAATTCGGGTCGTTGCGCAGTGGCTTGGCACTCGCTGA
- a CDS encoding dTDP-4-dehydrorhamnose 3,5-epimerase family protein: MIHGVEIKRLVTHADERGSLTELIRRDDAFFEGFGQCYVSISYPGVIRAWHWHKKQTDYFVCIRGMIKVPLFDLRPDSPTYRELNEFFLGDDNRIVLKIPPGVAHGFKNIGTEPCYLLNFPTEPYNPDDPDEYRLPYNTPEIPYSWEIRYH; encoded by the coding sequence GTGATCCACGGCGTCGAAATTAAGCGACTCGTGACCCACGCCGATGAGCGCGGCTCCCTCACTGAACTGATTCGCCGAGACGACGCATTTTTTGAAGGATTCGGCCAGTGCTATGTCTCAATATCCTATCCTGGGGTGATCCGTGCTTGGCATTGGCATAAGAAGCAAACAGACTATTTCGTCTGCATCCGTGGCATGATCAAAGTGCCCCTTTTTGACCTTCGCCCAGACTCACCGACATACCGCGAACTCAACGAGTTCTTCCTTGGCGATGACAATCGCATTGTCCTCAAGATTCCACCGGGTGTAGCCCATGGATTCAAAAATATCGGCACAGAACCTTGTTACTTGCTCAATTTCCCAACTGAGCCCTATAACCCGGATGATCCTGACGAATATCGATTGCCCTACAACACGCCAGAAATTCCGTATTCATGGGAAATCCGCTATCACTAA
- the aroA gene encoding 3-phosphoshikimate 1-carboxyvinyltransferase, whose protein sequence is MITPYPSALTIQPVTRPVNAEVVLPGSKSVTNRALLLAALARGQSVLTSALFSDDTAVMSDSLRRLGIAVEEHPTTSTFRVIGCGGRIPAGHATLFVGNSGTTARFLTAALALGHGEYILDGLPRMRERPMQPLLDALQQLGVDATSLAGTGCPPIRVRANGLRGGQVTLPGTLSSQYLSALLMIGPCTHDGLDITVVGELVSRPYIDMTIATMRAFGAEVHVSQDGRHFQIAGQQGYTGRSYVVEPDASAASYFFALAAVTGGRITVQHLGRRSSQGDLHFVDLLAAMGCRVTMNEDATTVEGPARLRGISADMNAISDTVPTLAAIAPLAEEPVRISNVAHIRHKETDRIHALVTELRRLGVTVEEYPDGLTIYPATTLRPAAIETYDDHRIAMSFAILGAVRPGITILNPACVAKTFPDFFTRLESVLAPARV, encoded by the coding sequence ATGATAACGCCCTATCCGTCTGCATTGACAATCCAGCCTGTTACCCGTCCAGTCAATGCAGAAGTCGTACTCCCCGGGTCCAAAAGTGTCACGAATCGCGCTTTACTGCTGGCAGCGCTTGCCCGCGGACAATCGGTACTGACTAGCGCGCTTTTTAGCGATGATACTGCCGTCATGAGCGACTCACTACGGCGGCTCGGGATAGCAGTCGAAGAGCACCCGACGACGTCAACGTTTCGCGTCATCGGCTGTGGTGGACGCATTCCTGCTGGACATGCGACGCTCTTTGTTGGCAATTCCGGGACAACTGCCCGCTTCCTCACTGCCGCACTCGCTCTTGGTCATGGAGAGTACATCCTCGATGGTCTTCCGCGCATGCGAGAACGGCCGATGCAGCCGCTGCTCGATGCCCTGCAACAGCTTGGCGTCGACGCGACATCCCTCGCTGGTACTGGTTGTCCGCCAATTCGGGTTCGCGCCAACGGACTACGTGGTGGTCAGGTGACATTACCTGGCACGTTGAGTAGTCAATACCTCAGTGCTTTGCTGATGATTGGGCCGTGTACGCACGATGGTCTTGACATTACTGTTGTCGGTGAACTCGTCTCTCGGCCCTACATCGACATGACCATTGCGACCATGCGTGCTTTTGGGGCTGAGGTTCACGTGAGTCAAGATGGCCGCCATTTCCAGATTGCCGGCCAGCAGGGTTACACTGGGCGCTCCTACGTGGTTGAACCAGACGCCTCAGCTGCTTCGTATTTCTTTGCGCTGGCCGCGGTTACCGGAGGCCGGATCACGGTTCAGCATCTTGGTCGCCGGTCATCGCAAGGAGATCTCCACTTCGTCGATCTCCTGGCAGCGATGGGTTGTCGCGTCACGATGAATGAAGACGCCACGACGGTGGAAGGGCCAGCACGGCTGCGCGGTATTTCAGCCGATATGAACGCGATCTCCGACACGGTGCCAACACTCGCGGCAATTGCGCCGCTTGCCGAAGAGCCTGTCAGGATTTCGAATGTTGCGCATATCCGTCACAAGGAGACCGACCGTATTCACGCGCTGGTCACGGAACTTCGTCGCTTAGGCGTTACGGTTGAAGAATATCCGGACGGCTTGACGATCTACCCGGCCACGACTCTCCGCCCTGCAGCAATTGAGACCTATGACGACCATCGGATCGCGATGAGTTTCGCAATCCTTGGAGCGGTACGACCGGGGATCACGATCCTGAATCCTGCCTGTGTCGCCAAGACGTTTCCAGATTTCTTCACCCGGCTGGAGTCCGTCCTTGCACCAGCCCGTGTCTAG